Proteins encoded together in one Phycisphaerae bacterium window:
- a CDS encoding N-acetylmuramoyl-L-alanine amidase — MQAPVRTVGFRDIPAAWYPPGAERRWRAIVIHHSADENGGAQRYDQAHRNRGWDELGYHFIIGNGSDTGNGVVEVGSRWRKQKHGAHCKTPDNFYNEYGIGICLVGNFENHPPSEAQLASLRKLLLFLMNRYDLGAGQIYGHGEVGRTACPGRQMPLSNLRHWAGTQTQIWAGSR; from the coding sequence GTGCAAGCTCCGGTCCGGACGGTGGGTTTCCGCGACATTCCCGCGGCCTGGTATCCGCCGGGGGCTGAGCGCCGGTGGCGGGCCATCGTGATTCACCACAGCGCGGATGAGAACGGGGGAGCCCAGCGTTACGATCAGGCCCACCGGAACCGCGGCTGGGATGAACTGGGCTATCATTTCATTATCGGAAACGGCTCGGACACCGGCAATGGGGTGGTCGAGGTCGGTTCCCGATGGCGGAAGCAGAAGCATGGGGCGCACTGCAAGACGCCGGACAACTTCTACAATGAGTACGGGATCGGCATCTGCCTGGTGGGCAACTTCGAGAATCACCCGCCGAGTGAGGCCCAACTGGCGTCGCTGCGGAAACTCCTGCTGTTCCTGATGAACCGCTACGATCTGGGGGCTGGACAGATCTACGGGCACGGTGAGGTCGGGCGGACCGCCTGCCCCGGCCGGCAGATGCCGCTGAGCAACCTGCGCCACTGGGCGGGCACGCAGACGCAGATTTGGGCCGGTTCCCGATAG